In Zingiber officinale cultivar Zhangliang chromosome 1A, Zo_v1.1, whole genome shotgun sequence, a genomic segment contains:
- the LOC122004585 gene encoding uncharacterized protein LOC122004585 — protein sequence MRFVDSSVSLLATCGSDTVKLFDVTVDVGDPYTLSYTLSPGSQINSVKWNHTNLVVASAGDDKKISLWNKNGQSMGSFPSHGSDLADDIEESKTQLLIWCHAKNIHSCYVGYNNSAKCILRWTPSHFSNCCQCLGQCHSCFYFLIGNCTEDGKAQLEDCKREGQACRGHLLHHWCPDLHILERSFCWGPLLLHL from the exons ATGCGGTTCGTGGATTCATCAGTTTCGCTTCTCGCCACTTGCGGCAGCGACACCGTCAAGCTCTTCGACGTCACGGTGGATGTCGGCGATCCCTACACCCTCAGCTACACGCTTTCCCCCGGATCTCAAATCAACTCCGTCAAGTGGAACCACACCA ACCTAGTGGTTGCTAGTGCTGGTGACGATAAAAAGATATCACTTTGGAATAAAAATGGCCAAAGTATGGGATCCTTTCCTTCTCACGGCAGCGACCTTGCTGATGACATTGAG GAATCGAAGACCCAGCTTCTCATTTGGTGTCATGCTAAAAATATTCATTCTTGCTATGTTGGGTATAACAATTCAGCAAAATGTATACTACGTTGGACTCCATCTCATTTCTCCAACTGTTGCCAGTGCCTTGGGCAATGTCATTCCTGCTTTTACTTTCTTATTGGCAATTGTACTGAG GATGGAAAAGCTCAACTTGAAGACTGTAAGAGGGAGGGCCAAGCTTGCAGGGGCCATCTTCTGCATCACTGGTGCCCTGATCTTCACATTTTGGAAAGGTCATTTTGTTGGGGGCCTTTGTTACTTCACCTATGA
- the LOC122004607 gene encoding agamous-like MADS-box protein AGL62, whose amino-acid sequence MVRRKKSMGRQKIEIKRIQNEEARQVCFSKRRSGVFKKASELSILCGAEISVVVFSPAGKVFSFGHPSVEAVVDRFLVGNPRQQHPECGGGGGLDSHREAAVRELNRKCMELHDMLEAEKKKRDALEKEIKKEKEGEAGRWIWDGDEDVERLGMEELQELERRLVELRSDVARRADQLLQESFVFKPQFLAAAPLGSGGGAAAGVHAVKKEAADVHYPGLDAGGFGGYGHGFFSSRI is encoded by the coding sequence ATGGTGAGGCGGAAGAAGAGCATGGGGCGGCAGAAGATCGAGATCAAACGGATCCAGAACGAGGAGGCGCGGCAGGTTTGCTTCTCCAAGCGCCGAAGCGGAGTCTTCAAGAAGGCCAGCGAGCTGTCCATCCTTTGCGGCGCTGAGATTAGTGTCGTCGTCTTCTCCCCCGCCGGCAAGGTCTTCTCCTTCGGCCACCCCTCCGTCGAGGCCGTCGTCGACCGCTTTCTCGTCGGAAACCCACGCCAGCAGCACCCGGAGTGCGGCGGAGGCGGAGGCCTCGATTCGCACCGCGAGGCAGCCGTGCGGGAGCTCAACAGAAAATGCATGGAGCTGCACGACATGTTGGAGGCCGAGAAGAAGAAGCGCGACGCTCTCGAAAAAGAGATCAAGAAGGAGAAGGAGGGGGAGGCGGGAAGGTGGATTTGGGACGGCGACGAGGACGTGGAGAGACTCGGCATGGAGGAGCTGCAGGAGCTGGAGCGTAGGCTAGTTGAGTTGAGGAGCGACGTGGCGAGGAGGGCGGACCAGCTGCTGCAAGAGAGCTTCGTGTTCAAGCCGCAATTCCTGGCAGCGGCGCCGCTCGGCAGTGGCGGCGGAGCGGCGGCGGGGGTGCATGCAGTGAAGAAAGAAGCCGCCGACGTGCATTATCCAGGTCTCGACGCCGGCGGGTTCGGGGGCTACGGGCACGGTTTCTTTAGCTCCAGAATCTAA
- the LOC122004596 gene encoding pathogenesis-related thaumatin-like protein 3.5, which translates to MELFFPILPLLLLLSSGALWLSPAGGAGTTFTIKNGCPYTIWPGTLSGNGAAQLGGGGFELPTGSTAAFSAPPGWSGRFWARTRCRFVSPSSSPPNGICVTGDCGGAFHCAVGGATPVSLAEFTLGGGGNGTGKDFYDVSLVDGFNIGIGVRPSSAAGDNCRYAGCVEDLNARCPAELRVAAEPGGETVACRSACDAFGTQEYCCTGTYGSPATCRPTRYSQLFKSACPAAYSYAYDDATSTFTCTAGAVGYVITFCPATGDAI; encoded by the exons ATGGAGCTCTTCTTCCCCATCCTCCCGTTGCTCTTGCTACTCTCCTCGG GGGCGTTATGGCTATCGCCGGCGGGAGGTGCGGGGACCACCTTCACCATCAAGAACGGTTGCCCGTATACCATTTGGCCGGGAACATTGTCCGGCAACGGCGCAGCCCAACTTGGCGGCGGCGGCTTTGAGCTTCCTACCGGTTCCACCGCCGCCTTCTCTGCTCCGCCTGGCtggtccggacgcttctgggccCGCACCCGCTGTCGCTTCGTCTCCCCCTCCTCGTCGCCTCCCAACGGCATCTGCGTCACCGGCGACTGCGGCGGCGCTTTCCACTGCGCGGTTGGCGGCGCCACGCCGGTCAGCCTCGCCGAGTTCACGCTCGGCGGTGGCGGAAACGGCACCGGAAAGGACTTCTACGACGTGAGCCTGGTCGACGGATTCAACATCGGCATCGGTGTCCGCCCCTCCTCGGCGGCGGGCGATAACTGCCGGTACGCTGGGTGCGTGGAGGACCTGAACGCACGGTGCCCGGCGGAGCTGAGGGTGGCAGCGGAACCCGGAGGGGAGACGGTAGCGTGCCGGAGCGCGTGCGACGCGTTCGGGACGCAGGAGTACTGCTGCACCGGGACCTACGGATCGCCGGCGACCTGCAGGCCAACGCGATACTCGCAGCTATTCAAGTCGGCGTGTCCGGCAGCGTACAGCTATGCCTACGACGACGCCACCAGCACGTTCACGTGCACTGCAGGCGCTGTCGGCTACGTCATCACCTTCTGCCCGGCAACCGGCGACGCCATCTAG